Proteins from one Pseudomonas sp. KBS0710 genomic window:
- a CDS encoding M10 family metallopeptidase C-terminal domain-containing protein produces the protein MANLNKRSFDARQAVDNLTRWDTRWRDINGDGKVSVGYSFNSGFRQFNEHQKEIARRALQSWSDAANLSFVENGPRTEGRMSFHLSSAVPGGHGNSPGNHDDAGVTTYNPNNVTDDLVVHETGHALGLAHSGNYNGGLSANQWSHAQDSKAHSVMSYFSAEKSGKSHGRSDPHSPMMDDISAIQALYGVNRQIRQGDTTYGFNSNSQRDHYTLNSSRQNAVFCIWDGGGNDTLDVSGYASNQTINLKAGSYSDVGGLRGNVSIARGVVMENAIGGSGDDALIGNDADNRFTGGAGADRLRGGSGADTFDYNSATDSTPENPDTIMDFVSGTDKINVSVAMKNANVSALAFVNEMTGKAGETVLTYDEHSGKGSVAIDLTGDGKAGLLIRTYGQVKAKDIVASANTPAPQQQPDAPITRSAITPTQQAHRSVTHTYEKLNDSSYHNADLIEDFVSGKDKINLTDLVKNTGTPLRLVANYTGRIGDTVIKFNSHSGRYFVGVDLTGNRQTDFLIKSTQLIKPEDIMGLTGNIESHAGSSSRR, from the coding sequence GTGGCCAACCTCAACAAGCGCTCATTCGATGCACGCCAGGCCGTCGATAACCTCACTCGCTGGGACACTCGTTGGCGTGACATTAATGGGGATGGCAAGGTCTCTGTGGGCTACTCGTTCAACTCCGGTTTCAGGCAGTTCAATGAGCACCAGAAAGAAATAGCACGTCGTGCCCTGCAGTCGTGGAGCGACGCGGCCAACCTTTCCTTCGTGGAAAATGGGCCTCGCACAGAAGGGAGGATGTCGTTTCACCTATCCTCCGCAGTGCCCGGCGGCCATGGCAACTCACCAGGTAACCACGACGATGCCGGCGTCACGACTTATAACCCCAATAATGTGACGGACGACTTGGTTGTTCACGAAACAGGCCACGCACTGGGGCTGGCACATAGCGGCAATTACAATGGCGGCCTGAGCGCAAACCAATGGAGCCATGCACAAGACTCGAAGGCCCATAGCGTCATGAGTTATTTCAGTGCAGAGAAAAGCGGCAAAAGCCATGGCCGTTCCGATCCACATTCACCCATGATGGATGATATTTCCGCCATCCAGGCGCTCTATGGCGTCAATCGCCAAATCCGTCAGGGCGACACCACTTATGGATTTAATTCCAACAGCCAGCGTGACCACTACACGCTCAATTCCAGCCGGCAAAATGCGGTGTTCTGCATATGGGATGGGGGCGGCAATGATACGCTCGATGTCTCCGGCTACGCTTCCAATCAGACGATCAATCTCAAGGCCGGCTCGTACTCCGATGTCGGCGGGCTCAGGGGCAACGTTTCCATCGCTCGCGGTGTCGTCATGGAAAATGCCATCGGTGGCTCAGGCGACGACGCGCTGATCGGCAACGATGCCGATAACCGGTTCACCGGCGGCGCGGGTGCTGATCGGCTGCGCGGCGGCAGCGGCGCGGATACGTTTGACTACAACAGTGCCACTGACTCCACGCCCGAAAACCCCGATACGATTATGGATTTCGTCAGCGGCACCGACAAAATCAATGTGTCCGTGGCCATGAAGAACGCCAATGTCAGCGCCCTGGCCTTCGTCAACGAGATGACAGGCAAGGCCGGTGAAACCGTGCTCACCTACGATGAACACAGCGGCAAGGGCAGCGTGGCGATTGACCTGACGGGCGACGGTAAAGCCGGCCTGTTAATCCGCACCTATGGGCAAGTCAAAGCAAAAGATATTGTCGCCTCCGCAAACACTCCTGCCCCTCAACAACAGCCTGACGCCCCAATTACTCGATCCGCAATCACACCAACCCAACAAGCCCATCGCTCAGTTACACACACTTACGAAAAGCTCAATGACTCGTCCTATCACAATGCCGACTTGATCGAGGACTTTGTCAGTGGCAAAGACAAGATCAATCTCACCGACCTGGTAAAGAATACCGGCACACCGCTGCGGCTTGTCGCCAACTATACAGGCCGCATTGGCGATACCGTGATTAAGTTCAACTCACACAGTGGTCGATACTTTGTGGGCGTGGACTTGACGGGTAATCGCCAGACCGACTTTCTGATCAAAAGTACCCAACTAATAAAACCCGAGGACATTATGGGTTTAACTGGAAATATTGAAAGCCACGCCGGGTCATCTTCACGCAGGTAG
- a CDS encoding M10 family metallopeptidase C-terminal domain-containing protein, with translation MHSVINKPYTPLALFESARQPPGAVNDTPLLSYTTDQAARQLLRTSREMGLKWQDRNRDGVIDIAYEFFKPGEPHRVSHVPKGARELNEQQKKRALMSMQAWADVARIKFSHKSASTEGRLTLGIYEGDEESYATLPYPKSFKKGGEAWLDSGHAQPKTDRHDRHVMTHEIGHTLGLDHTGNYTEQPAKREYLEDTQAYSVMSYNPEIRSGQNFSKNAQWTHYSAAPLMHDIAAIQAAYGANYQTRRGDTIYGFNSNTERDHFSLTSSRDAPVFCIWDGGGNDTLDCSGFNQKQTINLNAEAFSDVGGMKGNVSIAKGVTVENAIGGSHDDTLIGNHANNRLKGGGGADRLRGGGGADSFVYNQASDSTPANPDVIMDFTSGTDKVDLRGLERRSDTQFKPVQEFSGRIGDAIVGFNPQTQRHFIAIDLTGNRTADFLVTSTQIIKPQDVLVN, from the coding sequence ATGCACTCTGTTATTAACAAACCTTATACGCCGCTTGCATTATTTGAATCGGCCCGGCAACCACCTGGCGCCGTAAACGACACACCATTGCTGTCCTACACCACCGACCAAGCCGCCAGGCAGCTGCTGCGCACCAGTCGAGAAATGGGATTGAAATGGCAAGACCGCAACCGCGACGGCGTCATTGATATTGCCTATGAGTTCTTTAAGCCGGGTGAGCCGCACAGGGTCAGTCATGTTCCCAAGGGAGCCCGTGAGTTAAATGAACAACAAAAAAAACGTGCGCTGATGTCGATGCAAGCCTGGGCCGATGTCGCCCGTATAAAGTTTTCGCATAAAAGCGCCAGTACCGAGGGTCGGCTGACCCTGGGTATTTACGAGGGCGACGAAGAATCCTATGCGACCCTGCCCTATCCCAAAAGCTTCAAAAAAGGCGGCGAGGCATGGCTGGACTCAGGGCATGCACAACCCAAGACGGACCGTCACGACCGACATGTCATGACCCACGAAATTGGGCATACGCTGGGCCTTGACCATACCGGCAACTATACCGAGCAACCCGCCAAGCGCGAATACCTGGAGGACACTCAAGCCTACAGCGTGATGAGTTACAACCCCGAAATCAGAAGTGGTCAGAACTTCTCGAAAAACGCACAGTGGACCCACTATTCGGCGGCGCCCCTGATGCATGACATTGCTGCCATACAGGCCGCCTACGGCGCCAACTACCAGACCCGGCGCGGCGATACCATTTACGGTTTCAACTCCAACACCGAGCGCGATCATTTCAGCCTGACGTCCTCGCGGGACGCTCCGGTTTTTTGCATATGGGATGGCGGCGGCAACGATACGTTGGACTGCTCCGGTTTCAATCAGAAACAAACCATCAACTTGAACGCCGAAGCCTTCTCTGACGTGGGCGGAATGAAAGGCAATGTTTCCATCGCCAAGGGCGTGACCGTGGAAAATGCCATTGGCGGCAGCCATGACGATACGTTGATCGGCAACCACGCTAACAACCGCCTCAAGGGTGGGGGCGGCGCAGACCGTTTGCGCGGCGGCGGCGGCGCCGACAGTTTCGTCTATAACCAGGCCAGCGACTCCACGCCTGCAAACCCCGACGTAATCATGGATTTCACCAGCGGCACCGACAAGGTTGACCTGCGCGGGCTGGAGCGAAGGTCCGACACGCAATTCAAGCCCGTCCAGGAATTCAGCGGACGTATTGGCGACGCCATCGTGGGTTTCAACCCGCAAACCCAGCGCCACTTCATCGCCATCGACTTGACCGGTAACCGTACAGCAGACTTTCTGGTGACCAGTACACAAATCATCAAACCACAAGATGTGCTTGTGAACTGA
- a CDS encoding DUF799 domain-containing protein: MNLLKLTGALLALALLGGCAAPKTIDYTAFKQARPKSILVLPPINESPEVQASYSLVSQVTYPLAEAGYYVLPIALVDETFRQNGLTTANDIQGVAPGKLHDIFGADAALYITISDYGTKYMLISSDTSVTASAKLVDLRSGTTLWTGSARASSEEGNNNGGGLVGMLVSAAVKQVINSSTDAAHPIAGIASVRLLSAGQRTGILYGPRNPKYGTD; encoded by the coding sequence ATGAACCTGTTAAAACTAACCGGCGCCTTGCTGGCCCTGGCGTTGCTCGGCGGCTGCGCGGCGCCCAAGACCATTGATTACACAGCGTTCAAACAGGCTCGGCCGAAGTCGATTCTGGTACTGCCGCCGATCAATGAGTCGCCGGAAGTGCAGGCCTCCTACAGCCTGGTTTCGCAGGTCACTTACCCGTTGGCCGAAGCCGGTTACTACGTGTTGCCGATTGCCCTGGTGGACGAAACATTCCGCCAGAACGGCCTCACCACCGCCAACGATATCCAGGGCGTGGCACCGGGCAAGCTGCATGACATTTTTGGTGCGGACGCGGCGCTGTACATCACTATCAGCGATTACGGCACCAAGTACATGCTGATCTCCAGCGACACCTCCGTGACGGCCTCGGCCAAGCTGGTGGACCTGCGCAGCGGCACCACGTTGTGGACCGGCTCGGCACGCGCTTCCAGCGAAGAGGGCAACAACAATGGTGGCGGCCTGGTGGGCATGCTGGTGTCGGCGGCGGTGAAGCAGGTGATTAACAGCTCCACCGATGCGGCGCATCCTATTGCGGGTATTGCCAGTGTGCGCCTGCTGTCGGCGGGGCAGCGTACCGGTATTTTGTATGGCCCGCGTAACCCGAAATACGGCACCGACTGA
- a CDS encoding DUF4810 domain-containing protein, translating into MSKAVKLALMLTAIATVAGCQTAPQPLYQWESYQPQVYEYFKGEPKEAQVEALERDLQKINASGRKAPPGYHAHLGMLYLSMGKDDQMVQEFRTEKALFPESAAYMDFLLKNAKAGVATK; encoded by the coding sequence ATGAGCAAGGCAGTTAAGTTGGCGCTGATGCTGACAGCAATCGCGACGGTCGCCGGGTGCCAGACGGCGCCCCAACCCCTGTATCAGTGGGAAAGCTACCAGCCGCAGGTTTACGAGTACTTCAAGGGCGAGCCCAAGGAGGCGCAGGTGGAAGCCCTGGAGCGCGATCTGCAAAAGATCAACGCCAGCGGCCGCAAGGCCCCGCCGGGTTACCACGCGCACCTGGGCATGCTGTACCTGAGCATGGGCAAGGATGACCAGATGGTGCAGGAGTTTCGCACCGAGAAGGCCTTGTTCCCTGAATCTGCTGCGTACATGGATTTTCTGCTGAAAAACGCCAAGGCTGGAGTCGCCACTAAATGA
- a CDS encoding CsgG/HfaB family protein, whose product MKTLSKILLSGLAAAALLNVAGCATESNRAMPVEQVASAHVAYSGVRVPIAVGKFDNRSSYMRGIFSDGVDRLGGQAKTILITHLQQTNRFSVLDRDNMGEISQEAAIKGTVQKLKGADYVVTGDVTEFGRKETGDRQLFGILGRGKTQVAYAKVALNIVNISTSEVVYSTQGAGEYALSNREVIGFGGTASYDSTLNGKVLDLAMREAINRLVDGINAGAWNPRN is encoded by the coding sequence GTGAAAACACTGTCCAAAATCCTGCTGTCGGGCCTTGCCGCCGCAGCGCTGCTGAACGTGGCCGGTTGCGCCACCGAGAGCAACCGCGCGATGCCCGTGGAGCAAGTTGCCAGCGCCCATGTCGCCTATTCCGGCGTGCGTGTGCCGATTGCCGTGGGCAAGTTCGATAACCGCTCCAGCTACATGCGCGGCATCTTCTCCGACGGCGTTGACCGCCTCGGCGGCCAGGCCAAGACCATCCTGATCACCCATTTGCAGCAAACCAACCGCTTCAGCGTGCTGGACCGCGACAACATGGGCGAAATCTCCCAGGAAGCCGCGATCAAAGGCACCGTGCAGAAGCTTAAAGGCGCTGACTACGTGGTGACGGGCGACGTCACCGAATTCGGCCGCAAAGAGACCGGCGACCGCCAGTTGTTCGGCATTCTCGGCCGTGGCAAAACCCAAGTGGCTTACGCCAAAGTCGCGCTGAATATCGTCAACATCAGCACCTCCGAAGTGGTGTATTCCACCCAGGGCGCCGGTGAGTACGCGCTCTCCAACCGTGAAGTCATCGGTTTTGGCGGCACTGCCAGCTACGACTCCACCCTCAATGGCAAGGTTCTGGACCTGGCCATGCGCGAAGCGATCAACCGCCTGGTAGACGGCATCAACGCCGGCGCCTGGAACCCGCGTAACTAA
- a CDS encoding autotransporter outer membrane beta-barrel domain-containing protein has protein sequence MKRKPFQKTLLALMVSAGAAQASAVEFDVSTGQNAWSYQTFNETVTLVGTRNIVATERKTDGASVADTNIQGALINYANFNLDGSGRNVRGFVVDGALDSDLRNRGGTITGGIVQAGTINMVNQIWAEGFEVGAAMVGGNVVNTGTIIAVDVPGSGPESDAEGIYLNGTTVAGDVINSGLVDITSYYGYGLILDTHNNIPVTVGGKIINAGIIRVTGEEALGMVIETETNPLRIENTGLLSVTGNQSRAVEIYEGTVDNLLNTGTIEAKGSNASAISLRGATFTNDSPVGARGIINRGVISADSTAILVKPVDQTSPFEINQQAGEIRSSSGVAIDGGNLASLIWTGGRIQGDVLGVNSVNIGGQADFTGSRINAPVSVNAGSLNLSAPGTVMSRELYVGSGAGVDMRLGSQVVPTTPYLTVNGPATFALGSHITVSAKPGDFTSTPAATQYILLQAGSLQNNGLTVASASSLLNVLSYSADAQTVKAVVSVKSDQQVRSMLASVGTAEPTVAAVNTLKNRVLSQLDTQDAVFQSVANAPSVQALAQVGEALKPDVNRGALDVALSGQSVVNGAIFNRLTDQRESRQTGGVWVQGLSSNMDQDGRGGNNGYSANSSGMAVGVDGRLNDTTTLGVAYSYLNSNIHSDLGNKTEVEGHALSLYGNWALQNWFVDGSLSYGHNDNDSKRHVAGTTAKGSYDSNVLAASVIGGYSFKPSQAVVIEPRVAARYANVRMDGFDEKGSAAALSTRSQRYEVGELGAGVRLAGNLPMGAGSLQPEATLMAYHDLMGDRVAQTSNFVAGGAAFTTTGASVARDSYEASVGVNYQVSDFTVGASYTRQARSGFDADGVMLKARYAF, from the coding sequence ATGAAGCGCAAGCCGTTCCAGAAAACCCTGCTGGCCCTGATGGTCAGCGCAGGCGCCGCGCAGGCCAGTGCCGTGGAATTTGATGTGAGTACCGGCCAGAACGCGTGGTCGTACCAGACCTTCAACGAGACCGTGACGCTGGTGGGCACACGCAATATCGTCGCCACCGAGCGTAAGACCGACGGCGCCAGCGTGGCCGATACCAACATCCAGGGCGCGTTGATCAACTACGCCAATTTCAACCTGGATGGCAGCGGCCGCAATGTGCGCGGGTTTGTGGTGGATGGCGCGCTGGATTCAGACCTGCGCAACCGTGGCGGCACTATCACCGGCGGTATCGTTCAGGCCGGCACGATCAACATGGTCAACCAGATCTGGGCCGAAGGCTTTGAAGTGGGCGCGGCCATGGTCGGCGGCAATGTGGTCAACACCGGCACGATCATCGCCGTCGATGTACCGGGCTCCGGGCCGGAAAGCGACGCAGAAGGCATCTACCTCAATGGCACTACGGTTGCCGGCGACGTGATCAACTCGGGCCTGGTGGATATCACCTCGTACTACGGGTATGGCTTGATTCTGGACACCCACAACAACATACCGGTCACGGTCGGCGGCAAGATCATCAACGCCGGGATTATCCGCGTCACGGGTGAAGAGGCGTTGGGGATGGTGATTGAGACCGAGACCAACCCCCTGCGCATTGAGAACACGGGCCTGCTCTCGGTCACCGGTAATCAATCACGGGCGGTGGAGATATACGAAGGCACCGTTGATAACCTGCTCAACACGGGCACCATCGAAGCCAAGGGCAGCAACGCGAGCGCTATCAGCCTGCGCGGGGCGACGTTCACCAATGATTCGCCGGTCGGGGCGCGGGGCATCATCAACCGAGGCGTGATCAGCGCTGACAGCACGGCGATCCTGGTGAAACCTGTCGACCAGACTTCGCCCTTCGAGATCAACCAGCAGGCCGGGGAAATTCGCAGCAGTTCCGGGGTGGCCATCGACGGCGGGAACCTGGCTTCGCTGATCTGGACCGGTGGCCGCATCCAGGGTGACGTGCTGGGGGTTAACTCGGTGAACATCGGCGGGCAAGCGGATTTTACCGGCAGCCGTATCAACGCGCCGGTGTCGGTTAACGCCGGTTCCCTGAACCTGTCGGCGCCCGGCACGGTAATGAGCCGTGAGCTGTATGTGGGCAGCGGTGCAGGTGTGGACATGCGCCTGGGCAGCCAAGTGGTGCCGACCACGCCTTACCTTACCGTCAACGGCCCGGCGACTTTTGCCCTGGGCTCGCACATTACCGTCAGCGCCAAACCCGGCGACTTCACCAGCACGCCTGCCGCCACGCAATACATTCTGTTGCAGGCCGGCAGCCTGCAGAATAACGGCCTGACGGTGGCCAGCGCGTCGTCGTTGCTTAACGTGCTCAGCTACTCGGCTGACGCGCAGACGGTCAAGGCCGTGGTGAGTGTGAAGAGCGATCAGCAAGTGCGCAGCATGCTCGCCAGTGTAGGCACTGCCGAGCCGACTGTGGCGGCGGTCAACACCCTTAAAAATCGCGTGCTCAGCCAGCTCGATACCCAGGATGCGGTATTCCAGTCGGTGGCCAATGCACCCTCGGTGCAGGCGCTGGCGCAGGTCGGCGAAGCGCTCAAGCCGGACGTTAACCGTGGCGCGCTGGACGTGGCGTTGTCGGGGCAAAGCGTAGTCAATGGCGCGATCTTCAACCGCCTCACTGACCAGCGCGAAAGCCGCCAAACCGGCGGTGTGTGGGTGCAAGGGTTGAGCAGCAACATGGACCAGGATGGGCGCGGCGGTAACAACGGTTACTCGGCCAACAGCAGCGGCATGGCCGTGGGTGTGGACGGGCGTTTGAACGACACCACCACCTTGGGCGTGGCTTACAGCTACCTTAATTCCAACATCCATTCGGACCTGGGCAACAAGACCGAGGTGGAGGGCCACGCGTTGTCGCTGTATGGCAACTGGGCGCTGCAAAACTGGTTCGTCGACGGCAGCCTCAGCTACGGCCACAACGACAACGACAGCAAGCGCCATGTGGCCGGCACCACGGCCAAGGGCAGTTACGACAGCAATGTGTTGGCAGCCAGTGTGATCGGCGGCTACAGCTTCAAGCCATCGCAGGCGGTGGTGATCGAGCCGCGCGTGGCGGCGCGTTATGCCAATGTGCGCATGGACGGTTTTGACGAGAAGGGCTCGGCCGCCGCGCTGAGCACGCGTTCGCAGCGTTATGAAGTGGGTGAACTGGGCGCTGGTGTACGTTTGGCAGGCAACTTGCCGATGGGCGCAGGCAGCCTGCAACCGGAAGCGACCTTGATGGCCTATCACGACCTGATGGGTGATCGTGTGGCGCAAACCTCAAACTTTGTAGCGGGTGGTGCAGCGTTCACCACCACCGGCGCGTCGGTGGCGCGTGACAGCTACGAGGCGAGTGTGGGCGTGAACTACCAGGTGTCGGACTTCACCGTGGGCGCCAGCTACACCCGCCAGGCGCGCAGTGGCTTCGACGCCGATGGCGTGATGCTCAAAGCGCGTTACGCGTTCTAA
- a CDS encoding transposase: protein MHIIQRGNNRSACFYSDEDYIFYIDTLAMLAELYCCKVHVLCLMTNQVHLLLTPTCCAGAGLLMKGLGQRYVQYANRTYQRTGTLWEGRFRSCLVQQDNYVLACYRYIEMNPVRAGMVAHPGDYRWTSYRANAQGELSGFISPHAVYSDLGSGVAQRAEAYRSTFLDRLSPELIDQIRSSTNGNYVLGDQKFASEIAQILGKIVSASVSGRPKKCMLKV from the coding sequence TTGCATATTATTCAACGGGGAAACAATCGGTCTGCGTGTTTTTATTCAGATGAAGACTATATTTTTTACATTGATACATTAGCCATGCTTGCTGAATTGTATTGCTGTAAAGTTCACGTATTGTGCTTGATGACAAATCAAGTTCACTTGTTGTTGACTCCCACCTGCTGCGCAGGGGCTGGCCTGCTTATGAAGGGGCTGGGGCAGCGCTACGTTCAATATGCCAATCGAACATATCAACGAACAGGCACGTTGTGGGAAGGCCGTTTCCGCTCCTGTTTGGTTCAACAAGACAACTATGTTTTAGCTTGCTATCGATATATCGAAATGAACCCGGTCAGAGCGGGTATGGTTGCTCATCCGGGCGACTACCGTTGGACCAGCTATAGGGCAAACGCACAGGGCGAGCTATCAGGATTTATAAGCCCGCATGCAGTTTATAGCGACTTAGGTAGCGGCGTCGCGCAACGAGCCGAAGCTTACCGGTCAACATTCCTGGATCGGCTTTCACCTGAGTTGATAGACCAAATTCGATCTTCTACAAACGGTAATTATGTTTTGGGCGATCAGAAGTTTGCGTCAGAGATTGCGCAGATATTAGGTAAAATAGTTTCAGCGAGTGTGTCAGGACGCCCGAAAAAGTGTATGTTAAAAGTTTAA
- a CDS encoding transposase — MARRPRVLLPDIPLHIIQRGNNRSACFYSDEDYIFYIDTLAVLAELYGCKVHALCLMTNHVHLLLTPTCCAGAGLLMKGLGQRYVQYVNRTYQRTGTLWEGRFRSCLVQQENYVLACYRYIEMNPVRAGMVIHPGDYRWTSYRANAQGELSDFISPHAVYSELGSGSAQRAEAYRSIFNDRLSLGLIEQIRSSTNGNYVLGDQKFASEIAHALGKRVSQGVSGRPKKYELKE, encoded by the coding sequence ATGGCTCGCCGTCCTAGGGTTTTACTGCCGGATATCCCGTTGCATATTATTCAACGGGGAAACAATCGGTCTGCGTGTTTTTACTCAGATGAAGACTATATTTTTTACATTGATACATTAGCCGTGCTTGCTGAATTGTATGGCTGTAAAGTTCACGCATTGTGCTTGATGACAAATCATGTTCATTTGTTGTTGACTCCCACCTGCTGCGCAGGGGCTGGGCTGCTTATGAAGGGGCTTGGGCAGCGCTACGTTCAATATGTCAATCGAACATATCAACGAACGGGTACGTTGTGGGAAGGCCGTTTCCGTTCCTGTTTGGTCCAACAAGAAAACTATGTTTTAGCTTGCTATCGATATATCGAAATGAACCCGGTTAGAGCCGGTATGGTTATTCATCCGGGCGACTATCGCTGGACCAGCTATAGGGCAAACGCACAGGGCGAGCTGTCAGACTTTATAAGCCCGCATGCGGTTTATAGCGAATTAGGTAGCGGCAGCGCGCAACGAGCCGAAGCTTACCGGTCTATATTCAATGATCGACTTTCACTTGGGCTGATAGAACAAATTCGATCTTCTACAAACGGTAATTATGTTTTGGGCGATCAGAAGTTTGCGTCCGAGATCGCGCACGCATTAGGTAAAAGAGTTTCGCAGGGTGTGTCAGGACGCCCAAAAAAGTATGAGTTAAAAGAATAG
- a CDS encoding transposase gives MARRPRVLLPDIPLHIIQRGNNRSACFYSDEDYIFYIDTLAVLAELYGCKVHALCLMTNHVHLLLTPTCCAGAGLLMKGLGQRYVQYVNRTYQRTGTLWEGRFRSCLVQQENYVLACYRYIEMNPVRAGMVIHPGDYRWTSYRANAQGELSDFISPHAVYSELGSGSAQRAEAYRSIFNDRLSPGLIEQIRSSTNGREVGVRPRFFIF, from the coding sequence ATGGCTCGCCGTCCTAGGGTTTTACTGCCGGATATCCCGTTGCATATTATTCAACGGGGAAACAATCGGTCTGCGTGTTTTTACTCAGATGAAGACTATATTTTTTACATTGATACATTAGCCGTGCTTGCTGAATTGTATGGCTGTAAAGTTCACGCATTGTGCTTGATGACAAATCATGTTCATTTGTTGTTGACTCCCACCTGCTGCGCAGGGGCTGGGCTGCTTATGAAGGGGCTTGGGCAGCGCTACGTTCAATATGTCAATCGAACATATCAACGAACGGGTACGTTGTGGGAAGGCCGTTTCCGTTCCTGTTTGGTCCAACAAGAAAACTATGTTTTAGCTTGCTATCGATATATCGAAATGAACCCGGTTAGAGCCGGTATGGTTATTCATCCGGGCGACTATCGCTGGACCAGCTATAGGGCAAACGCACAGGGCGAGCTGTCAGACTTTATAAGCCCGCATGCGGTTTATAGCGAATTAGGTAGCGGCAGCGCGCAACGAGCCGAAGCTTACCGGTCTATATTCAATGATCGACTTTCACCTGGGCTGATAGAACAAATTCGATCTTCTACAAACGGAAGGGAAGTAGGGGTCAGACCACGGTTTTTCATTTTTTAG
- a CDS encoding imm11 family protein — translation MKYYLLRQDLSISEKWVLGDVRHVDNWNFSNPPLNFMEPGRYTLDVRFDGVEIDYSLAGYASVPVLSERARNSLIGLSEVDQPYQNVVFEPVDIEGKHVSQNYFLMIIETQIDCVDEESSRFTKFSVNDPVRPDMAGQYRAFYNLVIDESKVGAFHIFRIKKYLGAIVVSEDVKLRFEAAGVVGAVFESVNGDKVTVA, via the coding sequence ATGAAATATTATTTACTGCGTCAGGATCTTTCTATTTCCGAAAAGTGGGTGCTCGGCGATGTGAGGCATGTGGATAATTGGAACTTTAGTAATCCACCCCTTAATTTCATGGAACCTGGCAGATATACGCTCGATGTCAGGTTCGACGGCGTTGAAATTGATTATTCTCTAGCGGGCTACGCGAGTGTTCCTGTTCTGAGTGAGAGAGCTCGAAATTCACTCATAGGTTTGTCTGAAGTCGATCAACCTTATCAAAATGTGGTCTTCGAGCCCGTTGATATCGAAGGGAAACACGTTTCGCAAAATTATTTTCTAATGATCATAGAAACACAAATAGATTGTGTAGATGAAGAGTCTTCAAGGTTTACAAAGTTTTCAGTGAATGATCCTGTGCGCCCAGACATGGCTGGTCAATACCGCGCGTTTTATAATTTGGTCATAGATGAGTCAAAAGTAGGTGCTTTTCATATTTTTAGGATTAAAAAATATTTGGGTGCGATTGTAGTGAGCGAAGATGTGAAACTTCGATTTGAGGCAGCAGGAGTGGTGGGGGCGGTATTTGAGTCGGTTAATGGCGATAAGGTTACTGTTGCATAA
- a CDS encoding AHH domain-containing protein — MPIAWTKEYQRFFDGADLNINRATENLVAVPGHRGPHPIEYHQYVYGSLEQATQGLAPGTPAYKSAVTKTLDGIKKEAVIVGSEVNKWLTRD; from the coding sequence ATCCCGATCGCCTGGACAAAGGAGTATCAGCGCTTCTTTGATGGGGCAGATCTTAATATTAATCGAGCAACTGAAAATTTAGTTGCGGTGCCAGGGCATAGAGGGCCGCACCCCATAGAGTATCACCAGTATGTATATGGGAGTTTGGAACAGGCTACTCAAGGCTTAGCGCCTGGAACACCAGCCTATAAATCGGCTGTTACAAAGACGTTGGATGGAATTAAAAAGGAAGCAGTGATAGTGGGTAGTGAAGTTAATAAGTGGCTGACTAGGGATTGA